GAGGCTCGTCTTCCCGTGCATGAGCGTGGGTGCGCGGACGATGCGCCCGCCGAACGCGTAGCCGATGGCCTGGTGGCCGAGGCAGACGCCGAGGATGGGAATTGTCCCGGCGAGCCGACGAATCGCCTCCACCGTCACACCGGCGTCTTCCGGTGTTCCCGGTCCGGGCGAGATCACCAGCCCCCGGGGACGCCGGGCGACGATGTCTTCCACCGTGATCTGATCGTTGCGAAAGACCTCGACCTCCGCGCCCAGCTCGCCCAGATACTGGACCAGGTTGTGAGTGAACGAATCGTAATTGTCCAGGACCAGGATCATAAGCCCGACTGTTTCGCTGGAGTCGGCTCGACTTTCCTCACCCGGAACTTGATGGGGACCTTGGTGACGGGTGCTTTCGATTGGTCGGTCTCCAGCTTCTCAAATTTTTCCACCACATCCATGCCGTCGGCGACGCGGGCGAAGGCCGTGTACTTTCCATCGAGATTGGAAGCGCGTCCCAGACAGATGAAGAAAATGGCGCTGGCGGAGTTCGGATCATCGGCTTTCATCTGGATCATGCCGACGATGCCTTTATTGAACTCGATCTTTCCGATTTCGGCG
This Blastocatellia bacterium DNA region includes the following protein-coding sequences:
- a CDS encoding peptidylprolyl isomerase, coding for AEIGKIEFNKGIVGMIQMKADDPNSASAIFFICLGRASNLDGKYTAFARVADGMDVVEKFEKLETDQSKAPVTKVPIKFRVRKVEPTPAKQSGL
- a CDS encoding aminodeoxychorismate/anthranilate synthase component II, coding for MILVLDNYDSFTHNLVQYLGELGAEVEVFRNDQITVEDIVARRPRGLVISPGPGTPEDAGVTVEAIRRLAGTIPILGVCLGHQAIGYAFGGRIVRAPTLMHGKTSLIIHDGQTIFENLPNPFAATRYHSLVIERNSLPECLEISATTSDGVIMGVRHKQFFCEGVQFHPESIMSGLEGKRLLKNFLARL